The Methanohalophilus portucalensis genome window below encodes:
- a CDS encoding 3-isopropylmalate dehydratase large subunit encodes MSANDSHPMTISEKIFSRASGKEVKAGDFVLANIDLAMTHDITGPLAVDGFYEIMEGKEEKKVWDPSKIVILFDHQVPADSLHAAKNHIMLREFAQEQNILNYDVYEGVCHQVVPEKGHVKPGDLVVGSDSHTCAYGSLGAFSTGVGSTDMAAVLASGKLWFRVPQTIRFEVEGKLPERVYSKDLILHLIGDVGVEGARYMAAEYAGSTVRSLSISERMTMSNMAIEMGGKAGIIEPDEVTEKYLQERIPGYKLDPYWASDDGADYLDVRHYDVSNLEPQLACPHNVDNVKPVSEVEGTKVDQVFVGSCTNGRFEDLEIVANMMGDEPVADGVRLLIIPASRTEYMKALRAGYIEQFMEAGAIVESACCGPCMGGSFGLLGDGEVGLATSNRNFRGREGSAESFVYLGSPATAAAAALTGEITDPRKI; translated from the coding sequence ATGTCTGCCAATGACTCTCATCCAATGACCATTTCAGAAAAGATATTTTCCCGCGCCTCGGGCAAGGAAGTCAAAGCCGGGGACTTTGTCCTTGCAAATATTGACCTTGCAATGACCCATGACATCACCGGTCCACTGGCTGTTGATGGTTTCTATGAAATCATGGAAGGCAAGGAAGAGAAAAAAGTGTGGGACCCCAGCAAGATTGTAATCCTGTTTGATCATCAGGTCCCGGCTGATTCTCTCCATGCAGCAAAGAATCACATTATGCTGCGTGAGTTTGCACAGGAACAGAATATTCTCAATTATGATGTTTATGAAGGGGTATGTCATCAGGTGGTGCCAGAAAAGGGACATGTGAAACCAGGTGACCTTGTAGTAGGTTCCGATTCACATACATGTGCCTATGGTTCACTGGGGGCTTTTTCCACCGGCGTGGGCTCTACGGATATGGCAGCGGTACTTGCTTCTGGCAAACTCTGGTTCCGTGTTCCCCAGACCATTCGCTTTGAAGTTGAAGGAAAACTGCCCGAGAGGGTTTATTCCAAGGATCTCATCCTTCACCTGATAGGGGATGTGGGTGTTGAAGGTGCAAGATACATGGCTGCAGAATATGCAGGCTCGACAGTACGTTCCCTTTCTATCTCTGAAAGGATGACCATGTCCAATATGGCCATAGAAATGGGAGGAAAGGCAGGCATCATTGAACCGGATGAGGTTACCGAAAAATACCTGCAGGAAAGGATTCCCGGATATAAACTTGATCCCTACTGGGCTTCCGATGACGGTGCAGACTATCTGGATGTCCGTCACTACGATGTATCGAACCTGGAACCACAGCTTGCGTGTCCTCATAATGTTGACAATGTAAAACCTGTTTCAGAAGTAGAAGGAACAAAAGTGGATCAGGTATTTGTGGGCTCCTGTACCAACGGCAGGTTCGAAGACCTTGAAATTGTTGCCAATATGATGGGTGATGAACCCGTTGCAGATGGCGTCAGGCTGCTGATTATACCTGCTTCAAGGACTGAATACATGAAAGCCCTCAGGGCCGGATATATAGAACAGTTCATGGAAGCCGGTGCAATTGTGGAATCTGCATGTTGTGGACCGTGTATGGGTGGCTCGTTCGGCCTTCTGGGTGACGGTGAAGTTGGCCTGGCAACCTCTAACAGGAACTTCCGTGGCAGGGAAGGAAGTGCTGAATCCTTTGTTTATCTGGGCTCTCCTGCGACAGCTGCAGCTGCTGCACTGACAGGTGAAATTACAGATCCAAGAAAAATATAA
- a CDS encoding CBS domain-containing protein, whose product MQVKDAMSRGVVTVPMDATAAEVAETMANRDVSAVVAVDENGETFGFVSEMDILSRLGDKNWEIASIEDLMASSVETVSPGMKLKDAAKQMAEKHIHRLIVMSEDQVGASYRPIGILSPVDVIKYLVQK is encoded by the coding sequence ATGCAGGTAAAAGATGCAATGAGCAGAGGAGTGGTTACAGTGCCAATGGATGCAACCGCAGCAGAGGTAGCAGAAACAATGGCAAATCGTGATGTTTCTGCTGTTGTAGCAGTTGACGAAAATGGTGAAACCTTTGGATTTGTTTCCGAAATGGATATTCTCTCCAGGCTCGGAGACAAAAACTGGGAAATTGCCTCAATAGAAGATTTGATGGCATCATCTGTTGAAACCGTAAGTCCTGGTATGAAACTAAAGGATGCGGCAAAACAGATGGCTGAAAAGCACATACATCGTCTGATAGTAATGTCAGAGGATCAAGTCGGTGCGTCATACAGGCCAATCGGGATACTGAGCCCGGTAGACGTAATAAAATATCTTGTCCAAAAATAA
- a CDS encoding phosphoribosyl-ATP diphosphatase: MSSISILEDVYDVIEDRKENAVEGSYVCSLLKHNKGMDKILEKIGEESTEVILAAKNGQKDRIIEESCDLFFHMLVMLSANNITLDEISAEMKGRRH; the protein is encoded by the coding sequence ATGAGTTCAATTTCAATTTTAGAAGATGTATATGATGTTATAGAAGATCGCAAAGAAAACGCAGTTGAGGGTTCTTATGTATGCTCTCTTTTGAAGCACAATAAAGGGATGGATAAGATTCTGGAAAAGATAGGTGAAGAATCCACAGAAGTAATCCTTGCCGCAAAAAATGGACAGAAAGACAGGATTATTGAGGAATCCTGCGATTTGTTTTTCCACATGCTGGTTATGCTTTCAGCCAACAATATTACCCTGGATGAGATATCTGCTGAGATGAAAGGCAGACGTCATTGA
- a CDS encoding CBS domain-containing protein, translated as MELTPIQKEILIALINLQRQKDSAVKGEEIADLIDRNPGTVRNQMQSLKMLGLVEGVPGPKGGYRATGTAYEALCVTSMEHEAIVPIYRNGELVQGATAAEIIFTTVRHPDLCNGRIKVIGNVRSFLEGDQVQVGPTPVNRLTVRGEIVGRDDTENSLLFSINEMVSLPKKSVKHYITHQPIYVSVNSTIQEAARILVSNNIHGAPVEDNGKMTGIVTFTDIGEALASGKMTLKVKDIMTKDLITINGNSSLSDAVQMFNKHDIGRLVVTLNDEPAGLLSKTDVLHELAVY; from the coding sequence ATGGAACTTACTCCAATTCAGAAAGAAATACTAATTGCATTGATAAATTTACAGCGCCAGAAAGATTCGGCCGTTAAAGGGGAAGAGATCGCCGATCTGATCGACCGCAATCCAGGGACAGTCCGAAACCAGATGCAGTCCCTGAAAATGCTGGGACTTGTAGAAGGAGTCCCCGGTCCAAAGGGAGGATACCGTGCAACGGGTACCGCCTATGAAGCCCTTTGCGTCACATCCATGGAACACGAGGCAATTGTGCCCATCTATCGTAACGGGGAACTTGTACAGGGAGCTACAGCTGCTGAGATTATATTCACAACAGTCAGGCATCCCGACCTTTGCAATGGCAGGATTAAAGTAATAGGCAATGTCCGCAGTTTCCTCGAAGGAGACCAGGTGCAGGTAGGGCCGACACCTGTAAACAGGCTGACAGTTCGTGGGGAAATCGTAGGCAGGGATGATACCGAAAATTCCCTTCTATTCTCAATAAACGAAATGGTTTCGCTACCCAAAAAATCCGTCAAACATTACATAACTCACCAGCCAATTTATGTGAGTGTCAATTCAACAATTCAGGAAGCTGCCAGAATACTGGTAAGCAACAATATACACGGTGCCCCCGTGGAAGATAACGGCAAGATGACCGGGATTGTGACATTCACAGATATAGGAGAAGCTCTTGCGAGCGGAAAAATGACCCTCAAAGTTAAAGATATTATGACAAAGGACCTTATCACCATTAACGGGAATTCTTCCCTCAGTGATGCAGTCCAGATGTTCAACAAGCACGATATCGGAAGACTTGTGGTGACACTCAACGACGAGCCGGCAGGACTGTTATCAAAAACCGATGTACTGCACGAACTTGCTGTTTACTAA
- a CDS encoding NOG1 family protein gives MIFEKISTVPTEDELVDKAFRRASRANAGKERGGREAALKADESMVLTAGNILTDNLSNIVRRFPSFETIPPFYYEIAQILVDVDRMRQSLSRLDWASYKIHDLSREYVQKMRGAPSSPQVRREAFGRMASVISSIKKDLLYLNEARNKLRKLPDVREEPTIVVAGYPNVGKSSFVAAVTDARPEVASYPFTTKGVTIGHFMRGYNRYQVIDTPGLLDRPMSDRNEVEMQAITALKYLDAVVIFILDPSETCGYEMSQQVKLLDDVRDNFGLPVLVAANKLDLCENNTFKVDIEMSTLSGEGIDEALSLLLERLEE, from the coding sequence ATGATATTTGAGAAGATTAGTACAGTACCTACAGAAGATGAACTTGTGGACAAGGCTTTCAGGCGGGCCAGTCGTGCAAATGCAGGTAAGGAGAGAGGAGGTAGGGAAGCTGCTCTGAAAGCAGATGAATCAATGGTACTTACTGCAGGTAACATCCTGACAGATAATCTCTCCAACATTGTGAGGAGGTTCCCCAGCTTTGAAACCATACCACCTTTTTATTATGAAATAGCCCAGATTCTTGTAGATGTCGACAGAATGAGGCAATCTTTATCCCGGCTTGACTGGGCATCTTATAAGATCCATGATCTCTCCAGGGAATATGTCCAGAAAATGAGGGGTGCCCCTTCATCACCACAGGTGCGAAGAGAAGCTTTTGGCCGGATGGCTTCCGTTATTTCATCCATCAAGAAAGATCTTTTGTATCTGAATGAAGCCCGCAACAAGCTTCGCAAGCTTCCGGATGTGAGGGAAGAACCCACAATAGTTGTGGCGGGTTATCCCAATGTGGGTAAGTCGAGTTTTGTGGCTGCTGTCACCGATGCAAGACCAGAGGTTGCTTCATATCCCTTTACAACCAAGGGTGTTACGATCGGTCACTTTATGCGAGGATATAACCGTTATCAGGTGATCGATACTCCTGGTCTGCTCGATCGCCCTATGTCGGATCGCAACGAAGTGGAGATGCAGGCTATCACTGCTCTGAAATATCTTGATGCAGTGGTAATTTTCATCCTTGATCCCAGCGAAACCTGTGGCTATGAAATGTCCCAACAGGTAAAATTGCTTGATGATGTACGGGATAATTTTGGATTGCCTGTGCTGGTCGCTGCAAACAAACTGGACCTTTGTGAAAACAACACGTTTAAAGTGGATATTGAAATGTCCACTCTCTCCGGTGAAGGAATAGATGAGGCGCTTTCGTTGTTACTCGAGCGCCTGGAAGAATAA
- a CDS encoding pyridoxal phosphate-dependent aminotransferase, whose product MFAGKFSQRVQDIDISGIRKIFEAAGSDAINLGLGQPDFDTPEHVKKGAIDAINEGFTGYTLGPGIIELREALCKKFQEENAIATTPDDIIVTSGASEALEIALASLVNPGDEVLLANPGFVSYSSLAGIMGGKGIGVPLSDDLRMQPEDVMEKITSKTKAFIVNSPSNPTGAVQTKKDMKGFAEIADDYDLTLISDEVYEHFIYEGEHVSPAQYSDNVITVNATSKTYSMTGWRLGYVTASSEYIQQMLKVHQYVQACACSISQRAALAAIQGPLDPVVHMREEFKKRRDVLIEGLNGMGIKCHKPAGAFYAFPEVEPEYAQQLIANGVVVVPGEAFGEGGAGHMRISYATSMQNIKKAMKIMEEIL is encoded by the coding sequence ATGTTTGCCGGGAAATTCTCACAGAGAGTACAGGACATTGATATATCCGGCATCCGTAAGATATTCGAAGCGGCCGGGTCAGATGCCATCAATCTTGGATTGGGCCAGCCGGATTTTGACACACCCGAACATGTAAAAAAGGGTGCTATAGATGCCATAAATGAAGGATTTACAGGGTATACCCTGGGGCCCGGCATCATAGAACTCAGGGAAGCACTGTGCAAAAAATTCCAGGAAGAAAATGCAATTGCCACTACACCGGATGACATAATAGTAACATCCGGTGCCTCAGAGGCCCTGGAAATTGCACTTGCATCACTGGTAAACCCGGGTGATGAGGTTCTTCTTGCAAATCCGGGTTTCGTATCATACTCATCTCTTGCAGGAATCATGGGAGGAAAAGGAATCGGTGTGCCTCTATCCGATGACCTGAGAATGCAACCTGAAGACGTGATGGAAAAGATCACGTCAAAAACCAAAGCTTTTATCGTGAATTCTCCTTCCAATCCCACAGGGGCCGTCCAGACTAAAAAGGATATGAAAGGATTTGCCGAGATTGCAGATGACTATGACCTTACACTGATTTCTGATGAGGTCTATGAGCATTTTATCTATGAAGGAGAACATGTCAGCCCCGCCCAATATTCTGACAATGTAATTACCGTGAATGCAACATCAAAGACCTATTCGATGACCGGCTGGAGACTGGGGTACGTAACTGCTTCTTCAGAATATATCCAGCAAATGTTAAAAGTTCATCAATATGTACAGGCGTGTGCATGTTCCATTTCCCAGAGGGCTGCCCTTGCTGCCATTCAGGGACCACTTGACCCGGTTGTGCATATGCGCGAAGAATTTAAAAAACGCAGGGATGTGCTCATAGAAGGGCTCAATGGGATGGGTATCAAATGCCACAAGCCCGCAGGTGCATTTTATGCATTCCCCGAGGTCGAACCTGAATATGCCCAGCAACTTATCGCAAATGGAGTAGTGGTCGTGCCGGGTGAAGCATTTGGTGAAGGTGGAGCAGGACATATGCGCATATCATACGCCACCTCCATGCAAAACATAAAAAAAGCAATGAAAATTATGGAAGAAATACTTTAA
- the hxlB gene encoding 6-phospho-3-hexuloisomerase: MNTCNECEHLTLSMELMADQIKNIAQRLDRKSIKKTIEYIMGADSIFIMGAGRSGLVGKAFAMRLMHLGFTSYVVGESTTPAVHKNDVVIAISGSGETRSVSDLGRIAKDIGATLITVTSNKDSTLGHISDATLEIHGRSKEDAGGYLERHMRGEYSHLTPLGTSFEISSLVFLDALVAELIFITGASEADLKSRHAKLE, encoded by the coding sequence ATGAATACCTGTAATGAATGTGAACACCTCACATTATCCATGGAATTAATGGCCGATCAAATAAAGAACATAGCACAGAGGCTCGACAGGAAGAGTATCAAGAAAACCATTGAGTACATAATGGGTGCAGATTCCATTTTTATAATGGGAGCAGGGAGATCCGGTCTTGTTGGAAAAGCTTTTGCTATGCGCCTTATGCACCTGGGATTTACAAGTTATGTTGTAGGAGAATCTACAACCCCTGCAGTACACAAAAACGATGTAGTTATTGCCATTTCCGGATCAGGAGAAACACGCTCAGTATCAGACCTGGGAAGAATTGCAAAGGATATCGGAGCAACCCTGATAACAGTAACCTCAAACAAGGATTCCACACTTGGCCATATATCAGATGCAACCCTGGAAATACATGGACGCAGCAAGGAAGACGCGGGCGGCTATCTTGAAAGACACATGAGAGGAGAATATTCCCACCTCACACCCCTGGGAACTTCCTTTGAAATTTCTTCCCTTGTCTTCCTTGATGCCCTTGTTGCAGAATTGATCTTTATCACAGGTGCATCAGAAGCGGATCTTAAATCGCGCCACGCCAAACTGGAGTGA
- a CDS encoding DUF2073 domain-containing protein encodes MQGIQMDLLSEDRLARMSPVEKVRFIIDEVKNGKILVLERGLSPEEEANLIEMTMTQIAPDEFSGIEMETYPAHETKSFLGKLFNKGPKGRLTLIGPADQLKTLKKDRDMITALVSSNK; translated from the coding sequence ATGCAGGGTATTCAAATGGATTTACTTTCAGAGGATCGTCTTGCAAGGATGAGCCCTGTGGAAAAGGTTCGTTTCATCATTGATGAAGTCAAAAACGGCAAAATCCTTGTACTGGAAAGAGGACTCAGTCCTGAGGAAGAAGCCAACCTTATCGAGATGACAATGACACAAATAGCACCTGATGAATTCTCAGGTATAGAAATGGAGACATATCCAGCCCACGAAACCAAGTCTTTTCTGGGAAAACTTTTCAACAAAGGCCCAAAAGGCAGACTGACCCTTATTGGTCCGGCCGATCAGCTCAAGACCCTCAAGAAAGACAGGGATATGATTACAGCATTGGTATCCTCAAACAAATAA
- a CDS encoding Era-like GTP-binding protein, with amino-acid sequence MGVIRSLKRNFTGLLKKLLNKKSARIGIYGPPNAGKTTLANRILRDWTGDAMGSVSNVAHETRRARRREGVTIKGNGNSLSLDIIDTPGLATKIDFHEFMEQGMSEAESKRRAKEATEGVIEAVKWLENLDGIILVMDATEDPFTQVNVTVIGNMEARGLPLLIAANKIDREDSSPSTIREAFPQHPLVAISALEGKNIDTLYEEIAKRFG; translated from the coding sequence ATGGGAGTAATAAGATCATTAAAAAGAAACTTCACAGGTCTCCTGAAGAAACTGCTCAATAAAAAAAGTGCAAGGATTGGCATTTATGGACCCCCAAATGCAGGAAAGACCACCCTTGCAAATCGCATACTACGTGACTGGACAGGAGATGCCATGGGTTCAGTATCCAATGTTGCGCATGAGACACGCCGTGCCAGGAGAAGAGAAGGAGTAACAATCAAAGGCAATGGTAATTCATTATCACTTGATATCATAGATACTCCCGGTCTTGCCACAAAGATAGATTTCCATGAATTCATGGAGCAGGGGATGAGTGAAGCAGAATCTAAACGCAGAGCAAAGGAAGCCACTGAAGGGGTTATTGAAGCGGTCAAATGGCTGGAAAACCTTGACGGTATAATCCTTGTAATGGATGCAACCGAAGACCCGTTTACCCAGGTAAATGTCACAGTCATCGGAAATATGGAAGCTCGTGGCCTTCCGCTCTTAATCGCTGCCAACAAGATCGATCGTGAAGATTCATCACCTTCAACAATAAGGGAAGCATTCCCCCAGCATCCACTCGTTGCCATATCTGCCCTTGAAGGAAAGAACATTGATACTCTTTATGAGGAAATTGCAAAGAGATTTGGGTGA
- a CDS encoding phosphate uptake regulator PhoU, with protein sequence MDIETRKVQQTGGSTYIISLPKPWAQRMGVEAGSRVSVRNQPDGSLNIATLDTTTKPKKRKMEITNYKGEGLIRNIIAAYVAGYDLIELVSPRILAEQKKIIREVCHKLIGPEIIEETSKGVLIQDLLNPEEVSIKKSIRRMYLISTSMHKDAIQSLKTGEKDLALDVMLRDDEVDRLFLLISKQFRSLFRGTRLADTTETSIDEYHDFRLVASSLERIADHAHRIAGVTRKLQGPVPEEIMEPIEKASEEARNTVEKAIDALYGCDVKLANKTIENIQHIKTDVDKLNASFMKLKDVGTVVGLGTVADSIERTAEYGTNIAETAINMAIATTEESA encoded by the coding sequence ATGGATATAGAAACAAGAAAAGTACAGCAAACCGGAGGTTCTACATACATTATTTCCCTCCCAAAACCCTGGGCACAGAGAATGGGAGTTGAAGCAGGCTCCAGAGTATCCGTCAGAAACCAGCCCGATGGATCCCTTAATATAGCCACTCTGGACACCACAACAAAACCCAAAAAACGTAAGATGGAAATCACCAATTACAAGGGAGAAGGGCTGATACGTAACATAATTGCCGCCTATGTTGCCGGTTATGACCTTATCGAACTTGTATCCCCAAGAATACTTGCCGAACAGAAAAAAATAATACGAGAGGTCTGCCACAAATTAATCGGCCCTGAAATCATCGAGGAAACATCCAAAGGTGTCCTCATACAGGATCTACTCAACCCTGAAGAAGTTTCCATTAAAAAAAGTATCCGCAGAATGTACCTGATTTCCACTTCAATGCACAAGGACGCCATACAGTCTCTCAAGACCGGTGAAAAAGACCTTGCACTTGATGTGATGCTCAGGGATGATGAAGTGGACAGATTGTTTTTACTTATCTCAAAACAGTTCCGCTCTCTGTTCAGAGGAACACGGCTTGCCGATACTACAGAGACATCTATTGATGAATATCATGATTTCCGACTTGTTGCAAGTTCCCTGGAAAGGATTGCAGACCATGCCCACAGAATCGCAGGAGTTACCAGAAAACTGCAAGGACCTGTTCCCGAAGAAATAATGGAGCCTATCGAAAAGGCGAGCGAGGAGGCACGCAACACTGTTGAAAAGGCAATTGATGCCCTCTATGGTTGTGATGTGAAACTGGCGAATAAAACCATTGAGAACATACAGCACATAAAAACCGATGTTGACAAACTCAATGCATCCTTTATGAAGCTAAAAGATGTAGGGACTGTAGTCGGACTGGGAACTGTGGCCGATAGTATAGAGAGGACAGCAGAATACGGCACTAATATCGCTGAGACTGCTATAAATATGGCCATCGCTACTACAGAGGAAAGTGCCTGA
- a CDS encoding protein-L-isoaspartate O-methyltransferase: MEYEEKRKELVNQIKEEGIGKQVLEAMGKVPRHLFVTKNLKDSAYIDSPLPIGNRQTISAPHMVAIMCDVLKIEEGMKILEIGTGSGYNAAVMAEMVGKEGHIYSIERIPFLKQFAESNLKRAGYTNVTVIESDGTLGYPPQAPYERMCVTSAAPSIPQPLKEQLSAGGIMVIPVGKYMQNLILVHKIGDGTFSEENLGGVIFVPLIGKYGYREAI; encoded by the coding sequence TTGGAGTATGAAGAGAAACGTAAGGAACTGGTAAACCAGATCAAAGAAGAAGGAATCGGAAAACAGGTGCTTGAAGCTATGGGTAAAGTTCCCAGGCACCTTTTTGTTACCAAAAATCTTAAAGACTCTGCATATATTGATTCTCCCTTACCTATAGGGAACAGGCAAACGATTTCAGCACCTCATATGGTAGCCATAATGTGTGATGTCCTGAAAATAGAAGAGGGCATGAAGATTCTTGAGATCGGAACCGGTTCCGGTTATAATGCTGCTGTTATGGCCGAAATGGTAGGCAAAGAAGGACACATATACAGCATTGAAAGAATCCCTTTTTTAAAACAATTTGCCGAAAGTAACCTTAAAAGGGCGGGTTACACCAATGTTACTGTCATCGAATCCGACGGCACCCTCGGTTATCCCCCACAGGCTCCATATGAACGTATGTGCGTAACCTCCGCAGCTCCATCTATCCCTCAACCTCTCAAAGAGCAACTTTCAGCGGGCGGAATTATGGTGATACCGGTTGGCAAATACATGCAAAACCTGATTCTTGTCCACAAAATTGGTGATGGAACCTTCAGTGAGGAAAACCTCGGCGGCGTTATTTTTGTACCCCTTATTGGAAAATACGGGTACAGAGAAGCTATTTAA
- a CDS encoding HVO_0476 family zinc finger protein, with product MSEEIETTCPACSPQEFVWHDILKDGQNMLVRCQVCGDVHPTEIETEKTIAVRLVISRGDESFKTNALFEETQVITTNEELVVEDQNGEDVYPIQITSIETSTKREEYAKIADVETIWARAIDEVDVKISVQSIGNTNPHTKRVSGEEIYEVGLEYEAGGERFRITRIKIRGGKFRFKRGDKVEAKYIKRIFGRVAYKKGWGGGRTAWSMKRNVRNW from the coding sequence ATGAGTGAAGAGATCGAGACCACATGCCCTGCATGCTCACCACAGGAATTCGTGTGGCACGACATACTGAAGGATGGACAGAACATGCTTGTCCGGTGTCAGGTTTGCGGTGATGTACATCCCACAGAGATCGAGACAGAGAAGACCATCGCCGTAAGATTAGTAATCAGTCGAGGGGATGAATCATTCAAGACAAATGCACTTTTTGAAGAGACACAGGTCATCACAACAAACGAAGAATTGGTTGTGGAGGACCAGAACGGTGAAGATGTATACCCCATACAGATCACCTCCATCGAAACATCTACAAAACGTGAAGAATACGCAAAGATTGCAGATGTTGAAACCATCTGGGCACGTGCTATTGATGAAGTCGATGTCAAAATATCAGTACAATCCATAGGAAATACCAATCCCCATACAAAAAGAGTATCCGGAGAAGAAATTTATGAAGTCGGCCTGGAATACGAAGCTGGGGGAGAGCGCTTCAGGATCACAAGAATAAAGATACGTGGAGGAAAATTCAGGTTTAAAAGGGGAGACAAAGTAGAGGCCAAATATATAAAAAGAATCTTCGGCAGGGTGGCCTATAAGAAAGGCTGGGGAGGGGGCAGGACCGCTTGGAGTATGAAGAGAAACGTAAGGAACTGGTAA
- the speB gene encoding agmatinase yields MFYQPLMMDALWDYGAAKYVIFGVPFDGTSSYRPGSRRAPDAMRQASENFESYNPFFGIDLASIPIHDAGNLEVYSSVDETLRDLYYDTRDIVKNEKIPIMIGGEHSLTLSTVKACAKDDDDIGVIALDAHFDLREEFGGVKNNHACVSRHILEEATDRYVSIGTRSGPREEWDFAQDNHISYYTPEKVKDYSAKKIATKVMKEIGTSQFYLSLDMDCLDPAYAPATGTPEPFGLDPWQVRDLIHAFAPHTVGFDIMEIAPDYDSGQTALLGTKLLREFIAAHAAGNIQ; encoded by the coding sequence ATGTTCTACCAGCCCCTTATGATGGACGCCCTGTGGGATTACGGGGCTGCAAAATATGTTATATTCGGAGTCCCTTTTGACGGGACTTCCTCTTACAGGCCAGGAAGTCGCAGGGCTCCGGATGCTATGAGACAGGCGTCTGAAAATTTTGAAAGTTACAATCCTTTTTTTGGCATAGACCTTGCATCTATTCCGATCCATGATGCAGGCAACCTTGAAGTTTATTCTTCTGTTGATGAAACCCTCAGGGACCTTTACTATGATACCAGGGACATAGTAAAAAATGAAAAGATTCCCATTATGATAGGAGGGGAACACTCCCTTACTCTTTCCACCGTTAAAGCATGTGCAAAAGACGATGACGACATTGGAGTGATCGCACTGGATGCTCATTTTGACCTGCGGGAAGAGTTTGGCGGAGTGAAAAATAACCATGCGTGCGTCAGCCGGCATATCTTAGAAGAGGCCACCGACAGGTATGTATCCATTGGAACAAGGAGCGGACCCCGGGAGGAATGGGATTTTGCACAAGATAATCACATATCCTATTACACACCGGAAAAAGTGAAAGATTACTCTGCCAAAAAAATTGCTACAAAGGTTATGAAAGAAATAGGGACCTCACAATTCTACCTATCTCTGGATATGGACTGTCTGGACCCTGCTTATGCCCCTGCAACAGGTACTCCTGAGCCCTTTGGTCTTGATCCCTGGCAGGTAAGGGACCTTATACATGCTTTTGCCCCACACACAGTTGGTTTTGATATTATGGAAATTGCTCCGGACTATGACAGTGGACAGACAGCACTGCTCGGTACAAAACTACTGAGGGAATTCATAGCCGCACATGCAGCCGGCAATATCCAATAA
- a CDS encoding translation initiation factor IF-5A, giving the protein MKQQVEVKELKEGKYVIIDDEPCIIKGLSKSKPGKHGSAKARIDAVGIFDGQKRSIVSSVSSKTFVPIVERKSAQVLSVSGDIAQLMDMEDYSTFEMKIPDEYKDRVNEGGDISYITAMGKMKIDLR; this is encoded by the coding sequence ATGAAACAACAGGTTGAAGTAAAGGAACTCAAGGAAGGTAAATACGTAATTATCGATGACGAACCATGCATTATCAAGGGCCTGTCAAAATCCAAACCCGGAAAACACGGTTCTGCTAAAGCAAGGATTGACGCAGTTGGTATCTTCGATGGACAAAAACGCTCAATCGTAAGCTCCGTTTCCTCAAAGACCTTTGTGCCTATTGTCGAAAGGAAAAGTGCACAGGTACTTTCCGTCTCAGGAGACATCGCCCAGCTCATGGACATGGAAGACTACTCTACCTTCGAAATGAAGATCCCTGATGAATACAAGGACAGGGTGAACGAAGGAGGAGACATTTCATACATAACCGCCATGGGTAAAATGAAGATAGACCTACGTTAA
- a CDS encoding methylated-DNA--[protein]-cysteine S-methyltransferase — MKYLSGEYVDFLKYDPDLTHLTKFQREVLEATRKIPYGQTRTYGQLAKDIGKIKASRAVGRALNKNPYPLVIPCHRVVAKNSIGGYAGGTELKKKLLEMEKSHLLR; from the coding sequence ATGAAATATCTCTCAGGAGAGTATGTGGATTTCCTGAAATATGACCCGGACCTTACACATCTTACAAAGTTCCAGCGGGAAGTCCTGGAAGCCACCCGAAAGATTCCCTACGGACAAACACGCACCTACGGCCAACTGGCAAAAGATATTGGAAAAATCAAAGCAAGTCGGGCAGTCGGCCGGGCGCTTAACAAAAATCCCTACCCCCTGGTAATACCCTGCCACAGGGTAGTTGCTAAAAATAGTATAGGTGGCTATGCAGGTGGCACAGAATTAAAGAAAAAATTACTGGAAATGGAAAAAAGCCATTTATTACGATGA